CCTTGAACTTCTTTTCCGTTGGCCCAGAGCTTCTTGCCTGCCCAGTATTCTAAAAAGCCTTCTGGGCCGGATACTATAATCAGTCTTGACCCAGTTTCTTCTCTCTTGCGCGTGATCCATCTTTCAATCTCACTGGGTTGGATGAAGGTATGCTCTTCATCAACGTAGTAGTTTACATCTAGACCTCCTTTTGTGGGCAGACTTCGCTGCTTGAGTGCATCTAGCTCTTTCACTATTACGCCCTTGGCTGTACCACCCGAGCCATCCGTGAGTGGCATGTCTGCAACGGGCTCGCTAGGACCCCAGAAGCTCTTCCACCACCCCACGCGGTCTTGCGTGGCTGTGCTTCCGGTGTCATCGCTGATGCCACCAATACATTCTTCACGCCGCCTGTTGGCCCAGAGTATGTGCATCCTGCTCCCCGTCCGTCTTGCTAGAGCCTGGGCAACCTGCATCGCAGGAGCTATGCCTGTGCCTCCTGCCAGGAATATGACCTCGATGATATCGCGGGGAAGCGTGAGTTCCGTGTTGGGCCCTCGCAGCTCAATCGTCGAATCTACGGGTAGTCGGTGTAGGTAGGTGGAGACCTCGCCGCCCGCCTCCTGCCGGATAAGTAGTCGCACATCTTCTGCCTCATTGCCGCCCGTCTTCTTGCCGTCTGCAGTGTGTGGTAGCGGTGTGTAGGCGCGGGCGATCTGCAGCTGTGGTTGCTTAATCTGCACACTCCATACACTACGCTTCCACACCTCCTTGACGCTTTCGTTATCCGGCAGGCCGCTGCCGTTGCGCAGTGTGAAGATGGCGCTGGTAGAAGATACTGGCTGTTTGTCTACGAGGGTGTAGGGTGTGAAGGTGTACGGGTTCAGCGTTCCGTCAGATTCGTCGGTGGATTTGGTCAAGCGATACGCGGCGCCGCCGAGGGCTGAAGCTCCGAAAACAACCAACGGGCCTGTTCGCGCCTTCATCCAGGACATTGTAGATATGGGGGGTGACTGGCTTCAAAGAGTCGGGACTTACCCCACAGAACCGGCAGGAACTCGAGATAACAGCAGCATGGCCCAAGCGTATTGCCTTTTCGAGTGTTCCGGAGCGTGACAATGTCGTCAACGGCAAGTTCCTAGGATGATGGACTATGCCAATTCACCGAGATGCACTAGTTACTTGTAGAACTGGTTAGATGGTAGATTAGCAGTATCAAACTTGCTCACGATAGCCTCAAAACTCAATAGACACACTCTTGGAGCCGGAATGGCATCTTTTCTGGCTGCCTTCTACGCTTGCTTTTGCCGCTTCAAATGTCGGTGGCCATGGTAACTCGAATGTATCAAGATAGCATTTCGGACCGGACCCCGCCTCCGTCCCATCCGTTGCGCGCTTGCGCTTACTCGTTGCACGTAGTTCTAGCACGTCGTGTGGGTGCATCCTTCGGAGTCTTCACACAGCCAACCCCGACTTCCAGAACGTGCAGGGCGTCCAGGAGGTGGCAAGTGTCCAGTTTCAACGCGTGAAACAGCAATCGCCATGGCTTCCTTTCCTTTCCAAGCACATGCAGCTGAATAAGTTGGGGCTAAGCTGCCGCATCCTCTAACCTTCTAGATCCGGATGCCCTGCATATGACCCCGAGACCCTGGTGGCGTCCTATCGCATCCCCATCATCCGTCCTGACACCATTTCTATTCACTTGTTCATTTACTCCTTCATTCATCGTGTACTATTTTCCAACTGCAGTTACGTGATTCGTCTGTGAGTCATTTGGGCCATCTCCCGACTTCGCAACGTGTCCCGGCGATTTGCCGGACTTATCACGGGATAAGCTTTCTCAGCCCTATCGATCGACCCTTCTTTCAACTTTTCAGCGGTGACGACAGCACACGAGCAACCTCTAAACAGCCCCATCTGCAAACCCGTATTACGTTGTGACCTAGGCCTTGAAGACAGAATACATCATCTTCCCAGGTGCTTCTAACTGAGCAAGCTGAGCCACGCGATGGCACCCGCAGTTCTGACACAGCGCCCGAAAATATTGTTCTTGGACGCCTACGACTCCTTTTCCAATAACATAGTCGCGCTGGTCGAGCAAAATTTGGACGCAGAAGTGATCAAGGTCTTCATTGACGACCCGAACCTCATCAAGCCGACGGTTCCTGGCAGCCATGCAGCCTTTACAGACTACCTAAAGAGCTATGATGGCGTTATTGCGGGACCGGGTCCTGGCTGGGCCAAATGCGACGAGGACGTTGGCTTGATGAAGGAACTCTGGAATCTTCAAGACGAGCAACTCATCCCCGTGCTTGGCATATGCCTTGGGTTTCAATCTATGTGCCTTGCGTTTGGGGCTGACATCCAACGACTGGAGGAACCGAGACACGGCATTATAACAAAGGTCCTGCACAACGGCCAGTCAGTCTTCAGAAGCGTGGAACTTCTACTAGCTACCCAATATCACTCACTACAAGTGAAGCTCGGTCATCCTATCCAAACCACGAGAGCTGTACGATACCCCGCTCAACTATGGGAGCCCACTGAGACCTGCCCTCAACTGGAGCCCCTTGCGTGGGACTTCGACAGCGAGATCAACGGCGCTGTGCTCATGGGCGCCAAACATGTACAGAAACCCTTCTGGGGTGTTCAGTTCCACCCAGAGTCAATTTGCACAAACGAGCAAGGCAAGCGCATCATCCAAAACTGGTGGGAAGATTCTCAGTCATGGAACCGGAAGCGCATGTTCCGCAACGTCCCAAAGCATAACTTGACTTCAACTCCGCAGTCTTCACCGATGACGGTCGATGATTTTCGACGAGAGCTCGGCGTCCACAACATCAAGAACAAGAGCAAATACTCTAGCGCAGATCTTGCAGAAAACCTCGACAGCGACACGATAACGCCATTCGAACTGGCTTCGCTGATTGCACATGGCGATGGACAGTCGTTGCCGGATTTGCCGCCGAGCAAAGTGCATTGTCGAACCATCGGAAGTGGAAGACTTACAATTGCAGATATATGTGAGTTATTCGAGGTATCAAGGACGGAGGCTATAGTCCTTGAGTCCGGATTGCAGTCGAACCTGGTACCCATGGCTGTAGGAACTGGCAGATACAGCATCATCGGATTTGTCATCCCCGAGGAAACCCTCCGTCTGCATTACTATGCAGGAGCACGCAGAATGGAGCTCAGAGATGGCGACGACCGAGTT
This sequence is a window from Pyrenophora tritici-repentis strain M4 chromosome 4, whole genome shotgun sequence. Protein-coding genes within it:
- a CDS encoding FAD-binding-6 multi-domain protein, giving the protein MSWMKARTGPLVVFGASALGGAAYRLTKSTDESDGTLNPYTFTPYTLVDKQPVSSTSAIFTLRNGSGLPDNESVKEVWKRSVWSVQIKQPQLQIARAYTPLPHTADGKKTGGNEAEDVRLLIRQEAGGEVSTYLHRLPVDSTIELRGPNTELTLPRDIIEVIFLAGGTGIAPAMQVAQALARRTGSRMHILWANRRREECIGGISDDTGSTATQDRVGWWKSFWGPSEPVADMPLTDGSGGTAKGVIVKELDALKQRSLPTKGGLDVNYYVDEEHTFIQPSEIERWITRKREETGSRLIIVSGPEGFLEYWAGKKLWANGKEVQGPLGGQLAKMNLGEWKVIKL